A single window of Aspergillus flavus chromosome 4, complete sequence DNA harbors:
- a CDS encoding RNA-binding Ran Zn-finger protein (RNA binding protein) gives MATVSAPTPKLDRYIVIHVATTCDEHGVYVTKDSAEVIELGWILLDAKTCEELHRESVLVKPVNTPITPLCTSLTTLTWEHVRSAGTFRDAIARFDEFAKEHLISKNLEFAFVTLDSWDLRVQLPREARDKAVVLPAYLQHSRTFDLRTEYQRWQTHHPESLPFGPSSLSNICAALEVEPVQTSAPIKHNLPFHLQALAPASPRRAMEEAITLARVLRGLIRKSQPPHEHPEILTRPMDARADVRAFLAERSKVLHLSGLPHDTTQSELESWFTQFGGRPIAFWTLRTPDQHKPTGTGFAVFSSHEEAAESLCMNGRALNEKAIEVSPSSSRVLDRAAEILTPFPPSKNRPRPGDWTCPSCGFSNFQRRTACFRCSFPAMAAAPDPMGYGAFGYGPPSMMPPHMGHGHGMGHSRGMGGNGGVVPFRAGDWKCGSEGCGYHNFAKNINCLRCGAPRSGAAVVADSAFPSPMDPPSNFGMGPNSMASTPAPGPFTSTAGGFGGFSQQFGAPPNNYALPSALGSGPAGYPPMGQMNAGYGSSNTSHSAASFANPATQAAFTGADHATSTSASNGAFYGADGSNDPFAFLSTGLGGLSVGDDGHSRRNGTGASKSPA, from the exons ATGGCAACCGTTTCAGCTCCCACCCCTAAGCTGGATCGCTATATTGTCATCCATGTCGCAACCACCTGCGATGAACATGGCGTCTACGTCACCAAGGATTCGGCAGAGGTGATCGAATTGGGGTGGATTTTGTTGGATGCCAAAACCTGCGAGGAG TTGCACCGTGAAAGTGTGCTCGTCAAGCCCGTCAACACCCCCATCACGCCGCTTTGCA CGAGCCTGACAACTCTGACATGGGAGCACGTCCGCTCGGCAGGTACTTTCCGCGATGCCATCGCCCGTTTCGACGAATTCGCCAAGGAACACCTCATCAGCAAGAACTTGGAGTTTGCTTTCGTGACGTTGGATTCGTGGGACCTTCGTGTACAGCTCCCTCGTGAAGCCCGAGACAAGGCCGTCGTTCTTCCCGCATATCTCCAGCACTCCCGGACCTTCGATCTGCGAACCGAGTATCAGAGATGGCAAACTCACCACCCCGAGTCTCTACCCTTCGGTCCCAGTTCCCTCTCCAACATCTGTGCCGCCCTCGAAGTCGAACCCGTTCAAACCTCCGCCCCCATCAAACACAACCTCCCGTTCCATCTGCAGGCGCTGGCCCCCGCGTCGCCACGCCGGGCCATGGAGGAAGCCATTACGCTGGCCCGCGTCCTCCGCGGCTTGATCCGCAAGTCCCAACCCCCACATGAGCATCCCGAGATCTTGACCCGCCCCATGGATGCGAGAGCGGACGTTCGTGCTTTCTTGGCTGAGCGGAGCAAGGTGCTGCATTTGAGCGGTCTTCCCCACGATACGACCCAGTCCGAGCTCGAAAGTTGGTTTACACAGTTCGGCGGCCGGCCGATCGCCTTTTGGACTCTCCGGACTCCTGATCAGCACAAGCCCACTGGCACTGGCTTTGCGGTCTTCTCATCTCACGAAGAG GCTGCAGAAAGCCTCTGCATGAACGGTCGTGCACTCAACGAGAAGGCCATTGAGGTCTCACCTTCCTCCAGCCGTGTCCTCGATCGTGCCGCAGAGATCCTCACCCCGTTCCCCCCCTCGAAGAACCGCCCTCGTCCCGGCGACTGGACCTGCCCCTCCTGTGGATTCTCCAACTTCCAGCGCCGTACCGCTTGTTTCCGCTGCTCGTTCCCTGCCATGGCCGCTGCTCCGGATCCGATGGGTTATGGGGCTTTCGGCTATGGCCCACCCTCCATGATGCCACCTCATATGGGTCACGGTCACGGCATGGGCCATTCTCGTGGCATGGGCGGCAACGGTGGTGTGGTTCCCTTCCGTGCGGGTGACTGGAAGTGCGGCTCGGAGGGTTGTGGCTACCATAACTTCGCCAAGAACATTAACTGTCTGCGTTGCGGTGCTCCCCGCTCAGGAGCCGCTGTGGTTGCGGACTCCGCTTTCCCATCGCCCATGGACCCTCCTTCGAACTTTGGAATGGGTCCTAACTCCATGGCGAGCACCCCGGCGCCCGGCCCCTTTACCTCCACCGCCGGTGGCTTTGGCGGATTTAGCCAGCAGTTTGGAGCGCCCCCGAACAACTATGCTCTGCCCTCGGCGCTGGGCAGTGGCCCCGCAGGCTACCCCCCTATGGGTCAGATGAACGCCGGCTATGGTTCTAGCAATACCTCTCACTCTGCCGCGTCGTTCGCGAACCCTGCTACGCAGGCCGCTTTCACTGGGGCTGACCATGCAACCTCCACCAGCGCTTCGAACGGCGCTTTCTACGGAGCAGATGGATCCAACGATCCGTTTGCCTTCCTGTCTACCGGCTTAGGCGGTCTGTCGGTCGGTGACGACGGCCACTCCCGCCGCAACGGTACCGGTGCTAGCAAATCCCCTGCTTAA
- a CDS encoding putative proteasome component Pre6 yields the protein MSGYDRALSVFSPDGHVFQVEYAMEAVKRGTCAVGVKGKDVVVLGCEKRSALKLQDTRITPSKIAVLDNHAVLAFAGLNADARILIDKARLEAQSHRLTVEDPVTIEYITKYIAGVQQRYTQSGGVRPFGISTLVVGFDPNDKVPRLYQTEPSGIYSAWKANAIGRSSKTVREFLERNHEDDMDREQTIQLTIKSLLEVVQTGAKNIEVAIMSPGQTIEMLPEDQIEAYVKSIETEKQEEAAKKKTARTSTTTAAILTRGGGESGDA from the exons ATGTCCGGATATGACCGAGCTCTTTCAG TATTCAG CCCTGATGGGCACGTCTTCCAGGTGGAGTATGCCATGGAAGCTGTTAAGAGAG GAACCTGCGCCGTCGGAGTAAAAGGTAAAGATGTTGTCGTGCTGGGCTGCGAGAAGCGCTCCGCCTTGAAGCTCCAAGATACCCGCATCACACCGTCGAAGATCGCCGTGCTGGACAACCATGCCGTTCTCGCTTTCGCTGGATTGAACGCCGATGCTCGTATCCTCATCGATAAGGCTAGACTAGAGGCCCAGTCCCACCGCTTGACCGTTGAAGACCCCGTCACCATCGAATACATCACCAAATATATCGCCGGTGTGCAGCAGCGGTACACGCAAAGTGGAGGTGTTCGGCCCTTCGGCATTAGTACCTTGGTTGTGGGATTCGATCCGAATGATAAGGTGCCGAGATTATATCAGACGGAGCCTTCGGGTATCTATTCTGCTTG GAAGGCCAACGCTATCGGCCGTTCTAGCAAGACTGTTCGGGAATTCCTCGAGCGCAACCACGAGGATGATATGGACCGTGAGCAGACGATTCAGCTTACCATCAAGTCGTTGTTGGAGGTCGTGCAGACCGGCGCCAAGAACATCGAGGTGGCTATTATGTCGCCCGGGCAGACGATCGAGATGCTGCCAGAAGATCAGATCGAGGCCTACGTTAAGAGTATAGAAACCGAGAAGCAAGAGGAGgctgcgaagaagaagacagccCGGACTAGCACCACGACGGCGGCCATCCTAACACGAGGTGGTGGCGAGTCCGGCGACGCCTAG
- a CDS encoding inositol polyphosphate phosphatase yields MEGNGRSRDGTDSAPLRPVSSLLSHFENLSHRRAPSASPSGPRDPTSYLKSPEPVDDFRSARASLDLSRPRSPWVPPADFQNGQGTEYTNGAPRQRGVSSGRSPGRRQSRPMSMNLHSSPQLAPTLTVDSPRSPPRGFGTHPDHNEDIRTARTPPNAPRESLPPRPIAQANSLTRPTTPTYASSVPTEHRIAHLSPGHPDSAVSTRDSPPERRLKSASLPPPANRAEKPKIPAKPAGLSFHDGNGLAPRQERPHVEDGVSPFNTPPGSPDKSPPKVPSATKPQPPASPRPVPPPVRRSFDERRPHPNALGLPERPQPRRPSPRPTRDTKPLMVQIPSRQTSQQETMSAIPHTAHRFQSFDSPREPPGLPPRQPSIARRGARSPGAQLDRLRSPVQPECPPRPELRPHPTGEVHTPRQLQRQPSFSRETKPGPPPAIPERPVVDRPVVERQPVRPVPAPSEDEQPLDEAPAPRTDYPDASLANRRPPLLKKGPQEIPTRYDTRLMDVCGKYVCTTGYLTRVWDLTTGEQIMTLSHGETVKCLSLAFKPGKGLEDEGQRLWLGTSAGDLHEVDIATQSIVASRSYPSRREVIKIHRHKKEMWTLDDEGRLLVWPPDESGTPNLQYSYHNPYDRVARGHTFSVVVGDTLWLATGREVQIYRPNARDDVSFKVLKRPLGSQHSGEVTSGAYTTKDGGRVYLGHADGKVTIYSAHDYTCLGVVNVSVYKINCLGIVGDYLWAGYKTGMIYVYDTSTNPWMVRKDWRAHDSPVSAFLLDTSSVWTMNRLQVTSLGTDNCIRLWDGMLEDDWMESRMQAKDVEYCTFREIRASILTWNAGASTPGSARTSTFIQDAIHPEDPPEILVFGFQELVDLENKKITAKSLLMGSKKKESSEKEHISRQYRVWMEHLTRVINECMPLEESYVLLHSANMIGLFTCIFVKHKERQRIKDLSAAEVKRGMGGLHGNKGALILRFILDDSSLCFVNCHLAAGQSHTTHRNNDIAAILESEALPAETSLMTRADRFVSGGDGSMIMDHEICILNGDLNYRIDSIPRNVIIEDIRNNRFTKLLERDQLLASRRKNPGFRLRSFIEAPITFAPTYKYDVGTDDYDTSDKKRSPAWCDRVLYRGIGRVKQLEYRRHEARASDHRPVSASFKLRVKTVQPNERAAVWESCQQEFQKEKRRLASEASIEYLISVLGTEPQQARALILGNGN; encoded by the exons ATGGAGGGAAATGGTAGATCGAGGGACGGCACCGATAGTGCTCCCCTG AGACCAGTGTCTTCCCTTTTGTCTCATTTCGAGAACCTATCCCATCGCCGAGCCCCGTCCGCCTCTCCAAGCGGCCCCCGCGACCCGACCTCGTACCTGAAATCCCCTGAGCCCGTTGACGACTTTCGTTCGGCCCGCGCCTCTCTGGATTTGTCTCGTCCGCGGTCTCCTTGGGTCCCCCCTGCAGACTTTCAGAATGGCCAGGGGACCGAGTATACAAATGGCGCTCCGCGTCAACGTGGGGTGTCTTCGGGACGATCGCCAGGCAGACGGCAAAGCAGACCCATGTCGATGAACCTACATTCTTCGCCGCAACTGGCGCCCACCCTCACAGTCGATTCGCCGCGATCCCCTCCACGGGGCTTTGGGACGCATCCGGACCACAATGAGGATATTCGAACGGCTCGCACGCCACCGAATGCTCCGCGGGAATCGTTGCCGCCCAGGCCCATTGCGCAGGCAAACTCCCTTACTCGCCCGACCACTCCTACCTATGCATCGTCGGTGCCGACCGAACATAGAATCGCTCACCTGTCTCCAGGCCATCCAGACTCTGCAGTATCGACGCGCGACAGTCCGCCAGAGCGACGGTTGAAGAGTGCTTCGTTACCTCCACCCGCTAACCGAGCAGAGAAGCCTAAAATCCCCGCCAAACCTGCTGGCTTATCATTCCATGATGGAAATGGCTTGGCTCCTCGTCAGGAACGTCCCCATGTAGAGGATGGGGTATCTCCCTTCAATACGCCCCCTGGCAGTCCCGACAAATCACCACCGAAAGTACCATCCGCCACAAAGCCGCAGCCGCCGGCTTCCCCTCGACCCGTACCCCCGCCGGTTCGGAGATCTTTCGACGAAAGGAGACCTCACCCGAATGCACTTGGCTTGCCGGAGCGGCCACAACCTCGGCGGCCATCCCCGAGACCTACACGAGACACGAAACCCCTGATGGTACAAATTCCGTCGCGGCAAACCTCTCAGCAGGAAACCATGTCGGCTATACCACATACCGCCCATCGTTTCCAGAGTTTCGACAGCCCTAGAGAGCCCCCGGGCTTGCCCCCGCGGCAGCCGTCGATAGCACGTCGAGGTGCTCGGTCGCCAGGAGCGCAGCTTGATCGTTTACGGAGTCCGGTCCAGCCTGAGTGCCCCCCTCGGCCGGAATTGCGTCCACACCCTACAGGCGAAGTCCATACCCCGAGACAGCTCCAGCGACAACCGTCGTTTTCGCGTGAGACCAAGCCTGGACCTCCCCCTGCCATTCCGGAGCGCCCTGTTGTTGATCGGCCGGTTGTGGAGAGGCAACCGGTGCGTCCAGTTCCGGCCCCGAGCGAGGATGAGCAGCCCCTCGATGAGGCCCCCGCTCCCCGGACGGACTACCCAGATGCGTCTCTCGCTAACCGGCGACCGCCGCTTTTGAAGAAAGGCCCTCAGGAGATCCCGACGCGCTATGACACGCGACTCATGGATGTGTGCGGGAAGTACGTATGTACTACTGGTTATCTGACCCGAGTTTGGGACCTCACGACGGGCGAGCAGATCATGACTCTCAGTCATGGCGAAACCGTCAAGTGTCTGTCGCTAGCTTTTAAACCAGGGAAGGGTCTGGAGGACGAGGGACAGCGACTGTGGCTTGGTACCAGCGCTGGTGATCTTCACGAGGTTGATATTGCGACTCAATCGATTGTGGCGTCACGATCCTATCCCTCCCGCCGGGAAGTGATCAAGATCCATCGACATaagaaggagatgtggaCTTTAGATGACGAGGGGCGCTTGCTCGTCTGGCCACCAGACGAGTCCGGGACTCCTAATCTCCAGTATAGCTACCATAATCCCTATGACCGGGTTGCGCGTGGGCATACATTCTCTGTTGTAGTAGGCGATACGCTGTGGCTGGCAACCGGTCGAGAGGTACAAATCTATCGACCCAATGCACGCGACGATGTGTCCTTCAAAGTGCTCAAGCGGCCGTTAGGCTCACAGCATTCCGGAGAGGTAACATCCGGTGCTTATACTACCAAAGATGGCGGCCGTGTGTATCTGGGACACGCTGATGGAAAGGTGACTATATACTCGGCCCATGATTATACGTGTCTCGGGGTTGTAAATGTGAGTGTATACAAGATCAATTGCTTAGGTATTGTCGGGGACTATCTTTGGGCTGGGTACAAGACAGGCATGATCTATGTGTACGATACGTCAACCAATCCGTGGATGGTGCGGAAGGATTGGCGGGCTCATGACAGTCCGGTGTCTGCATTCCTCCTCGACACCAGCAGCGTGTGGACGATGAACCGGCTTCAAGTGACTTCGTTAGGAACAGATAACTGTATTCGCCTGTGGGACGGcatgctggaggatgattGGATGG AATCCCGGATGCAAGCTAAGGACGTGGAGTACTGTACCTTCCGGGAGATCCGCGCGTCAATTCTGACGTGGAATGCCGGTGCCTCCACCCCCGGTAGCGCGCGTACATCGACCTTTATCCAAGACGCTATCCATCCTGAAGACCCTCCTGAGATTCTAGTCTTTGGCTTCCAGGAACTGGTGGATCTCGAGAATAAGAAAATTACAGCCA AGAGCTTGCTTATGGGAAgtaagaagaaggagagcaGCGAGAAAGAGCATATCAGCCGTCAGTACCGCGTGTGGATGGAGCATCTAACACGGGTCATCAACGAGTGCATGCCCCTTGAAGAGTCGTATGTGCTTTTGCATAGCGCAAACATGATTGGGCTGTTCACATGTATCTTCGTGAAACATAAAGAGCGACAGCGGATCAAGGATCTGAGCGCTGCAGAGGTGAAGCGTGGAATGGGTGGATTGCATGGAAACAAG GGCGCACTTATCCTCCGCTTCATTCTGGACGATAGTTCTCTGTGCTTTGTGAACTGTCATTTGGCAGCTGGACAGTCGCACACGACACACCGAAACAACGATATCGCCGCCATCCTGGAGTCAGAGGCCCTGCCGGCTGAAACTAGTCTCATGACTCGCGCGGATCGTTTTGTCAGTGGCGGAGATGGATCAATGATCATGGATCACGAGATCTGTATCTTGAACGGAGACCTGAACTATCGTATAGACTCTATACCACGCAACGTCATCATCGAGGACATTCGCAACAACCGATTCACCAAGTTGCTCGAGCGAGACCAATTGCTGGCATCAAGACGCAAGAACCCAGGTTTCCGTCTGCGATCTTTCATCGAGGCTCCGATCACGTTTGCACCGACATATAAGTATGATGTGGGCACCGATGACTACGACACTAGCGACAAGAAACGCTCTCCCGCATGGTGTGATCGTGTCCTGTATCGGGGAATAGGCCGGGTGAAGCAACTTGAATACCGACGACACGAAGCCAGAGCCTCTGATCACCGTCCAGTCAGCGCATCGTTCAAACTCCGGGTCAAGACCGTCCAACCCAACGAACGCGCCGCAGTCTGGGAATCCTGCCAGCAGGAGTTCCAGAAGGAAAAGCGCCGACTTGCCTCGGAAGCAAG CATTGAATACCTCATCAGCGTCCTCGGCACCGAACCCCAACAAGCCCGCGCATTGATTCTGGGGAATGGGAACTAA
- a CDS encoding uncharacterized protein (expressed protein), with translation MLPTSTYKYSMEGRFFLSTIYIPHSFVIFTNIHSDYSQLHYSLSLFLVCFSFSLSRQLLAMEETTGGSVWGASEFSFTEDEQVEPTSPNQGQSYLDPYHFYEPTTAASYPSLSSFGMGPADLIIPNLSPAFLPWPINDNIPAHMLVHDNNVNPQATVATFIPSHGHPQEYPHVPNPNIQHPSQSPTNNNTLATDQNPNTQHEATGATKALTHSSTKPKQWRCDEKGCKYRGTFARKAEMKRHIESLHVNPGSHECPLCGSQHNRKDNLVAHLKTRH, from the exons ATGTTGCCCACATCTACCTATAAATACTCCATGGAAGGACGATTTTTCCTTTCAACCATCTACATCCCTCACAGCTTTGTTATATTCACGAATATTCATTCGGACTATTCTCAGCTGCATtactctctctccctctttctcgtttgcttttccttttctctttctcgccAGTTGCTTGCTATGGAAGAGACAACGGGAGGTTCTGTATGGGGAGCTTCGGAGTTTTCGTTCACGGAGGACGAACAAGTTGAACCTACATCTCCAAACCAGGGGCAAAGCTATTTAGACCCGTATCATTTCTATGAACCGACGACTGCTGCCTCATACCCTTCCCTATCATCGTTTGGCATGGGGCCCGCAGATCTAATTATCCCTAATCTTTCACCAGCCTTCTTGCCTTGGCCGATCAATGACAATATACCGGCACATATGCTTGTCCATGACAATAACGTCAACCCTCAAGCAACCGTCGCCACCTTTATACCTTCTCATGGCCACCCCCAAGAGTACCCTCACGTCCCGAACCCCAATATCCAGCATCCATCTCAGTCACcgaccaacaacaacaccttaGCAACTGACCAAAACCCCAATACCCAGCATGAAGCAACTGGAGCAACCAAAGCCCT CACCCACAGCTCAACCAAGCCAAAACAGTGGCGCTGCGACGAGAAGGGCTGCAAATACAGGGGCACGTTCGCCCGCAAAGCAGAAATGAAGCGTCATATTGAGTCCTTACACGTTAATCCAGGTTCACATGAGTGTCCGCTTTGCGGGAGCCAACATAACCGTAAGGATAATCTTGTTGCACATTTGAAGACCAGACATTGA